From the Nerophis lumbriciformis linkage group LG05, RoL_Nlum_v2.1, whole genome shotgun sequence genome, the window ggaatttggaaatctttatgtctacctcacaagcgcaccaggtcggttgttagcttcggttgttatacaacgaataaatcacataaaaattgttaaatcacccaaaggaggatgacacggtggctaccagtatctgtatatttattctgtagagagctcattcaaattcagttcagtattatgatttattatttgctgaattactgttcctttttttaactgaattatttatttaaaattacaggcgttTTCACTCATCAGGCCATGAAGGCATACAAATCACTGGAAGCTCATCGTTACTTCACAGCTGGATTTGTTCAAACTGTAAGACACCTCAAAACATGTTCATCAGTGACCATCCTGCAAGCCAGTGTTAGACCATCGCAGCGGAATGCTGGTATAACTAGTTCCGCAGCACATACAGTTGCAAAGTCGTCTTCCAGCGTAAAGCCTCTATCAGCGAGAATCTGATCACCTGGGTGATGAAGAGTCGGAGATATGAATCCTGATCTTCTTACAAGTTCCACATCTGAAACCCTACCACCCCATGCGAGTGACAAAAACGTAATGGCCCCAAGACAACTGCTGGCTATTAGCACCTTGGCTGTTGTGTGCTTCTTATAGTTTGAGTATGTCTGTTGTCGTGCTGAAAGACTTCCTGGGCTCTCAATAAATATCTCAAAACAGTCAATGATTGACGTCATTCGTGGGAATTTCTGACGAAATTCTGGGGGCAGGGTTTCTAAAATTGATTTGCGATCAGGCCACTGGATAAGAAATCCCAGCTTGGCATACATCACATCCAGCCATTTCCAAAAATAGGTTCTTATTGTTGTTTCACCGCGGCCAGTCTGATAAGCAAGAAGCTCAAATGAGAGGTCAAGCCGTAGTCGAACCAAGGTTAGGAAAAACTGGTCAATAAACGGAAGGCTGTCTTTGGTTTTCCCTCGAACGTGTGGAGCCAGGAAATAATAAGTCCTCATGAAGGTGTCCCAAGGCAAACCGGTGTAAAACTTGCATCTAGTATCATTGCCCTTCATAGCTGATGCAGAAAGACGCACCCCCTCCACCTTGTTTTCAAGTTCGTCAATCTTGTCTCTAGCATCATAAAGGTCCTaagcaaaataaatataaataaaatataagcaCTATCGGAGCATGTTAGTAATACATAATACATTGCTGGTTTTTCAAATAACATGCTTATATTAtacttatataaataaaatggaaaTCTTGCCATTAATTAATTGATAAACATCCTCACCTGTCGCAGGGCCTGTATCTCAGAGTTCAGCTGTTGGATCAGTTGCTGTCGTTGATCTGGCTCAGTCTGGGTTGACTCTTCTCTCAGCAGCTCAGTCAACATGTTAACATTGATTGTAGCAGGCTCAATGTTTTCACACTCATTTGTCCTTTCCGTTGGATCACTAAAAGGTAGTCGTTTCCCACAGTGtttctttgtactttttgagTTCTCTGCTGCCGATTCACGCTTTGAAGTTGTAAGTTGATGTCGCTCGTAACTCTCCATCCTATGGGATGCCTTCTTTCCACTCTGTGGCAGGTGAGGTAAGATGGACGGTGCATAATCAGGGTGCATGGGATTCTTTACAGGTCGTCCTGAGagggaaaaaatgaaaaaatattgagagatttgagggctacaactacaagtaatgtttgattacaacaaaggagacttgcagacagcattttacgactgtcttgaaaagttgattaaatggcaacatgaaaattatagggtttattggttttgaaaaacccaaccgttaagtgcaaatttaaatgaaacgggttttcgaaaatagcctttataccgtatgttattgttgtgcaacaacaacaacttcagctgtcgaacgttattcagtaaacatttaacgggttcaacattagcatggacggtatagccaagttgtggttaagaaggtggatttttgttccttatatttaccagaaacgaagtgatccgaacacacgacccgggattttgggggactccagtgagaaccgtcctcgttttcccggtgtaaagctgcgagccatttgtctcttctctgtgggcttttagcacgctttggcagaacaaaataagacctttgttttccctgtttccagttgtggtttgcacaaccaaaaacaacacagtttttgggCATTttcgaggcagaatgacgggtttaatcagcgcaggtctaCAGGTTAAACAgcaatggcgacggtttgttttcaacgccagtcaggttgctatggctcaaagaacccgtatgtagctcagttgcccggatgtcggcgctGCCCCATATTTCGACATGTGAACCGGAAGTTGCTACTTTAACTACAGGCCATGTGTGGATTGGCCAGTCGGAGGAAAAACTATAAAAGTATGTTGTTagtttgtatatataaaataaggaTACAATAACATCCTGATTTTTCCgacgtttttgtttttaaaatagcAACTTCCGGTGTCCGAAAATAACAACACATTTGTTTTGGTCCGTTTTTTTTTCGTTTCTGCTGActggttatttttattttatgttacatgaaatataaaatgaaaatcaAACCATTTTGTTCTATCCATTTGATACAAAAACGAAGAACGTTTTCGATATTGTCTTTTGGTATTTCAAAAATGAAAGTAACTAATCGTTTTTGCTCTTTAATTCCTATTCATAAAACGAAGATTTCATGACCAAATTATACACTTAGCATTTACCCTGTCGTCATCGGTAAATTACGTGTCCATGTTATCTGATTATGTTTGTGGTTTAGGAACTTTGACATGTACGATCGAGATAGACGCGACCAGATTGAACCATAGTTATTATTATAGAcagttttatattttatattatttttttatacatgtaaGAACTGTTTGACGAGAAAAATTAAACcgtattaaaataaaatgttatcagTGTTGCAGTTTGCACAATTGGCCACACGAGGGCATCAAGCACGGTGGAAGAAAATATGACAAGTTTTGTCTGCTTAATTGGGATAAGCGTACTCCTTTCATATGTAAAGTAGAATGTGTTCACTGTGATCGAATCAAATTTACAATTTATTGCAATGCTGGCAAGTGTTTCTATTTGGAATATAACACTGGTGCACAGCAAACCTTACTTAGCACCACTTTTGTGTGTcttttgtaatatttatttaaataaaactcACTAATGGTGACAAAGAAACACAAAAACACCACGAAAACTttccacattttaaaaaaaacattataaaacacTTTCAATCATATAGGTAATACTGTTTAATTCTATGCATAGAATTAAACAGTATTACCTATATGTTTAAGGggctttaaattgtttttgtttcattcgcTTCGAAGTGTCATCCCTTCCGTATAGGCGCTGTATTCACTGGAAGTGATAGATCGAACCAAAATAAGCAGTATCGTCCAGCCCTACATCTTCCTACTttctaagtggaccccgacttaaacaagttgaaaaacttattcgggtgttaccatttagtggtcaattgtacggaatatgtactgtactgtgcaatctactaataaaagtctcaatcaatcaaaaaaaatccttcatatttacatattttatgatACAAGTCACGCCTTAAAGAAAGTTTTATTTCTGTCATTGAAGTTCAGTGCAGTGAAATGTTATGTTGTTTGTGGGGTAAGTGATTTGTCTCCCAAGCCTGCTTGCTTGCTCGTTCGCTCGTTGTCAGGGGCGACGCAACTAGATCCACCAATGAAATGAGCCGACGTGCGTCACGTGACTTCGGGGCGACTTATCCAACATGGCAGCGGCACATCGACTCTTGTGTTGCTGAAAGTTTGATTTAACGGCGCCTTGGTAACATGGCGTGCGTGAAAGTCGATCCCAGGGAGGGAGAAGACGACTCGCCGAGTGGATTGAGCGAGTAAGACATGTTTTAAACGTGTTTATTAAAGGCTGTATTTGCTGGTGCACTAATGGCAAGTGATGGTGacgtcaaaatgtaatatttgttcgTAATATTTGACACGTGAGGTCACTGCGTGCCAACTTGTTTGTGTCAGTGACCTGAGACCCGAATGGCTTGACAACGTTCAGAAGAATGGCGAGCTCTTCTACTTGGAGCTGAGCGAGGGAGAAGCCTCCACCATCGCAGCGCAACATGTGCCCACTCATCACAAACACTTCCATGAAAAGGAGGAGGAGCTCATCAAGAAACAGGGATGCAGCCAGCGGTCGAAGAAGGGGTTCCACCGCCAATGGGGTGGGACGGATGCTTCCACCTCATCTTCGCTACCTGCGCCAGTCTTTAAGAGTCAGCGGGGGAGCGGCAACCTGCAGCTTAAGGAAGTGTGCGTATACATCAACCCCAAATGTCTTGGAAGCTCGCCCTCGCCTCTGTTGGAGGCCTTGCTGGGCATCGTGCATCGGCCATCTTGGATCGGCGCTCACAAACCGGAAAGACTGACGGTAGAGAGCCTCGTCCCCAAAAGCCCGGCCAGCAAATGCGGCCGTGTCCTCATTGGTGAGCTTGAAACACAGAGTGACTGTTGCCACAGCAACCACCAAACATGTCACTTCTGCTACTTTAGGAGACGTGCTGCTTGCAGTGGATGCCTTGGACGTCAACGCCGAGAACATCGAAAAAGTTCTGTCGAGCATCCTGGGACCGACTCAGGTAGGAACAACAACACTGTGATCACAGCACATCCTAGCAATCTGATTGGACAGATTGCTAGGACATCAAGTCACATGACGATGAAGAAGACATTTCCTCCTCAAGGTGAAGCTAACCTTAGAGACGTCAGGCGGCGACAGCGGGCCGGGTCTTAGGGCGAAAGTTTCGGCGCCCATCAGCCCACTGGTGCGTCTCCTTTGGGGGCAGGACACAGCCGAACTACAGATGTCAATCAGCCAAATCCCACACGTGGTCATGTACCTGTCGCTTAAGATGGACGCCGCCTCACCACAGGAAGAAGTCAGTCTGGAGAAACATGTCAAACATGCTCTCGTATGTTCCCATTTAATCGGCCATGATGTGAACAGGAGGACATCTTGTACCGATACCCGGTATCGGAGGCGTTCGGTCGGCTAAAAGCAGCCAGAGGAATCTTCCTGACTCTATGTGACATGTTGGACAACGTCACAGGCAGCAGCATCGTCAGGTAGGAGAACTTTCAGATACACACAACAGATTGTATTCAAACTCTTTGGGCTGGTTCAGTTCCACGCTGCTGCTGGAGAAATGCTTGGTCCACGTTGGCTACTGGAAGGAAGGCCACGCCCTGCTGGTCATCGGGCTTCCTGCTGAGAGGTACACCAGTCTGTCTTTCTGTTTGTTTTGAAGATGAGGCTCACCTCTGTCTTCTTCCAGCGTTCCTTTGATGTGCCTGCGCTCGCTGGTTGGAGACGTGGTGCGAACATTAAAAGTCATGTACGGATCCTTGGACAGGTGTGTAACACGCTCAAAGCAGCAGGTGATTGACTTGTTTTACTTTTGATTCATGTGTGTCCCCCGCAGCGCCTTTTGCAGGGCGGAGCACACGCCACAGCTCGACCAGTTCTTCTGCATCTTCTTCCAGCGGCTCATCCAGCCGTGCCGCTTTACAGATGCCCTCTTAGCTCCGCCCCCGGATGTCTCTAGGAGCCTCTTCCTTGACAGACTGCCCGCCGTCCGATGGCTTACGCTTCCACCAGAAATTAAAGTAAGCGATCTATAACTCCTGATCTAGCACCCTTTGGCTTCTTTTGGTATCACACTGCTGCAGTAGGTTCCAAAGAATTGAACCAGTGTCCACTTACTGCCTACCTATTGTTCACCGAGTGCTTTGCAAGTGTCCACCTAGTGCCAACTAAGGGATTTACAAATATCTAAATACCACGTTTTGTACAgcatgtgcaaaaaataaaatagagtgTACTATGAGTAGGCGTGTTGcctgtgatctactaacactgcgtgtgcaattgacaaGAGGTGCAGACCGCCTTGTTTAATTTAGGATTTTGTGTGCCTATGGGGCTTTTACCACAAGACGATAattttctgcacattcatgttacgcTCCTACCTGTGTGCGATGTCTTAATCTGGCGGCACACATCTACTGTATAATCCGTGACATTTTCTGAAAcatatgcacactgacacttaatTCTGTGCGCGAGGCTCTGGATCTCATCACCAGCGCATTCGTACATCTGGAATGACTAAAACGCAAGAAAATGTGCACAATGCACATTTTCCCGTTAGATATGCTATTTTgaaatatttcctaaataaaaacaacaaacgacataaaaaaaaacatcggcAGACACAAACGCACTTTTAATCAGCCCTAAcagcaataaaattataaaatgatgttgctgaatagactgtgtaatatttgtattatttctgaCTGTCCAAGATGTTGATACACACACTTGAaggacggaggattctcgtcTTTGCAGCGCAAGAACCGATCCTGCAGTcgtgtgtggagtttgcacgtccttctgacacaTGTTAAATAAAATCGCAAAACAGTGCTCGCAAAATGATAattagtgttgataaatcacattgcgcatgctaaaaaattatatttgcattttagtCTCCCAgcattttgatgatcagcatatattttgcatatcaaTGAAAACAGAGACACAAAATGTATTGTACGCCTAAGGTCTTAATCATACTGCAGGTCAATGCCGATTTTTTTGCTCATATCCAACCTGTATGAGATTTTTTCATGTCCGTGTGAACAGTGCGATTCCAAATTTTTCACATGTGACCCAGGTTTCTTtcatatgtggatataaatcggatatacagtatatgggaTGCATCCTCAATGTAAACGCCGCCGCGCTCAGGTCGCATTCATCCGACTAAAAATCTTGAAAAAAACGATAAGCCTCATAATTATTCtcctaaataaaattaataaaatgttatataaaattaaattgttgacaacggagcagaaaactagggaaagtaattagtTTAAGGAATTTACATGAAAGTTTTACCACTTCTATCTTTgactgctcgcccacagacacgctctttatttttatttatttatttaaaaaaaaaaatttttaaacagACATTGAAGCAAAATATTCCATAAATCTGCCAGAGCCAAAATATTGGTCTTCTTCCTACTCAATCTTCTACACGCATTAATTCCATTCAGAAACTGTTGAGTTTGAtttcacaaaatccttgaaattgccacaaatgtgccAGAACTGAGACCGTGTCGAGTGGAAGCCATGTTTACTCctgtaaacactgcagtgcgtgcgacgtcatgacgtcatgtccgcatgcgggtcagattgcattcacataagaaatcacacttttttttgtaatgtgaatggCCACTAACAAGATCGGActtgacaaaaaaacaatgcGCTCTTGTtagagtattttttttaatgtatagttTGATTCTTTGCTCTGTAGATGGAGGTGGACTTTCTTCTCACCGACTTTGAGGCCTCTGATTTTGGAGAACTGGTGAGCTGACGAGCACCCACGGGCGGCCATAATTCTTGTCTTGACTTTCTGTTGCTGTCTTTCTTTTCACCATCATCAGTCGGAGGACTTCTTCGGCCTGAGGCGTTTCTACGAGATTCTGGGCTCTTGTCTCTACTACAAGGTTTTTTCATGTCTCAAAATAAGATCGTTTTCCTAATTGATGAACTCCAATATCAGAACGTTTGTGGTTGTTGCCGCCAGTCTTACCTGATCGCCAACCATCTCGCTAAAGAGGACCTGCTGGACGTGTGTCTGTATACGGAGCACCACTGCCTGCTACCGCTGGCGTCCAAGCCGCGAGTAGGCCAGCTGATCATCTGGAGGGAGGTGTTCCCCCAGCAGAGAAGCAACGCTGCATCTGAAGTCACGCGGCACCAAGGACGCCGCTTTCTCCTCATCGTAGGCCTGGTGAGAAGACGCACCATGGTCTTTTGTTCTCCTGTGGCATGCTTgtgactttgtgtgtgtgtgtgtgtcctgctcAGAGGAGTTTGATGCAGTGTGTCCTTCTGGAGACAGGCTGCATGTCGTCTTCTGGACCTTCAGGGCCCGACTGTGTTTACGTGGCTCAGGTGAAGCAATTAGCTCATTTTGTTCATGTAGCAGAAGCCTAACCACGCCGCCCGCTCTCAGGTCAAAGCCGCACTGCTGCAGCTGGAGACCTTGGAGGAGGCCATGGAAGAATGTCTGAACACTCCCGCCGCTCCTTGCCTATCCTGTGCCGACTCATTCCTGCCTGCCGCCACCGCCCGCAACCGCCTGGCTGCCTCCTCGCCGGTTCTTGGAAAGCTGGCAGCCAGTGTTAAGAATGCCTCGCCAGCATCCCGAAGCGGTAACCTGTTTGGAGAGAGAGCTCGGAGGTCCAGCCCCCAGAGGAGCACATCGGACTGTGGGGCTGAAGGACATGCAGACCATGGGGCTGCATCTCCGACAGCTCATGGTCTTAGTCCGGGCTCAGTCAGGACCCTGGCTGGAAGGCGGGACTCGCCGGGGTCTGATGGGAGTGGAAGCCTTTTCAAGGTGATGTGACCATTTAGGTGTGAGTGTGAGACATTCCTGCATCCATGTTCTTTGCTAATGAAGCTTTTCCTGTCAGGTGCAGAGGACGATCCCCCTGAGGAAGACCGTAAATGCGAGGGACACGCAGGAGACGTACAACACCACCAAGTTTGTCTTTCATCACGTTCCCTTACTTCATGTTGGACATTGTCACATCCTGAGTAGGGGTGTGCACAATTTTTTCACTTACGATAAGATACCAATATTGCCATAACCAATCCAAAAATTCCATGTATCACAAATTATACAGCTGTTTTTAATTACACATTTGACCAGCAGAAGGTTTCTTGTGCCAAAGCATTAATGAAGCTTCTGGAACCAATTGGCTCAAGTGGTTCAAAGCCTCCtgaggcttcatctgaccatcacTACCTAGCAGCCACATTTCATTAAATCACGCTGATGACATAGAAgtaacgtttgttactggatactttctaatatgcttttGCCTTGcaaactttgtatgtgtaagtatgcTATACTATATttatgatacttgtttatatttacaaatgtgctttttacactgcaatattgttcaattagggCATGTATTATGCacaagctgttgtgtagctgcttgccCACTACAAGCCTATACCCTACCATGTTTATCATGTGTAAATTAATTgactaaaatgcaaaaaaagaccaaccatgtgtgcttattggaggacaaacagtgcatccggaaagcatGCACAGCGCTtcattttttgtacattttgtaatgttacagccttattccaaaaggaaatacatttatttttgttctcTTTTGTTCTTTCAAATTCTACACGCATaatgaaaatgtgaaaaaaaaatttaactctaatttttattttaaataaagaaatacaaaagtattcacatatttagctcaatactttgttgatgcacctttggccgaAGTTACAGCcaaaagtatttttgaatacgatgccatacgcttggcacacctatctttgggcagtttcgcccattcctctttgcagaacctctcaagctccatcagattgaatGAGAAGTATTGGTTTtcctccaggatgtctctgtgcacCGCAACATTAATCTTTCTGTCTATCCTGatgagtctcccagttcctgccgatggaagacatccccacagcatgattctgccaccaccattgttcactgtagggatggtattgcctTGTGACGAGCAATGCCTGGTTTCCTCcgaacatgatgcctggcattcacactAAAGagctcaatctttgtctcatcagaccagaaaatgttgtttctcatggtctgagagtctttcaggtttttactaagaaatggcttctgtctggccactataccatacaggcttGATTGGTGGATTTctgcagagaaaaaaaaaacattgcaattaTGGTGTATTATGTGTACAattttaaagaaagaaataaggctgtaaaataacaaaatctggtaaaagtgaagcgctgtaaatactttccgggtgcactttaactggctgtccagctttgcacaagtaaacacgctgcaggactgctagtattgGACTACTTAGATGCAAGCCAAAATCAGTGTCAGATTGGGACACCCCATAATCCAGATAATTTTGTATCCACTGTGACAGACTGAGCTCTGGTGCCAACAATACCTTGTTCCATTACGTCCTCATGGAAACTGTCCAGGGAATCTTCATTACCCCCACACACACAGAGGAGGCTCAGCTCGGCGGATCCGTTCACCCTCAGCTCATCCACAACTTTCACCACTGCTGCCTGTCCATTCGGGCGCTGTTCCAACAGAACAAACCAGTGCAGGTCAGCGCAGCCAACAGTTCTAAATGATCCCTCCCAAACACGCATacctttttaacatttttttttttttaatacaagcaTCTCATCCTGCTTTTCTTTCAGGATCGCTGCACAGCAGACGGACCTCGAAGCGCCAGCTGGGGTTTCGGCCAAATCCAAGAACACGGAGTCCTGTTCCAGTGCAAACCCCCAAATTGGACGGACCAGAGGAAAGTCGCTCCCACCCTTAATTACTGGGTCATAGGGTATGTGCACCTTGGCTACTGTACATCCCTCTGCAGCACCACAACAGCCTTTTTAAACCATTTTGTCTTTCAGGCGGTTTCTGCTGGAGCCTATACCTCAGGAGTTCTATGTATGTTTCCACGACTCTGTGCCAGAGGTTCCTGTGGAGATGGCCTTCAAACTTTGTTTCGGTTTGTCCAcgtgacaacaacaacaagagcATTTGACAGCTTATTTATTAATAAAGGTGTCCTTTTTACAGTCATGACTATTGTTGATTAATGATTAGTGCTGCTGGTGCACAAAGAGTTTGGAGGTGGCGCTGCATGTTCTTCTTGTAGCACTGCAGACTGCACAGTGGGACACCCGTCTTGGAGCAGCTGTACTTCTTCAGCTCGCAGCAGCCACTGACCCCGCAGTTTACAGAGGCCGCAGGTGGCAAAAGGGTTGCTGCAGCTTCTGGAGCGGGAATGCCCACAGGGAAGGAGATGGTGACCCCCTGGGCGGAGTCACTATAGCGGATGGTAGGACACTGACTCTGCTTGGACTTCCTGTCTCTCATGCTTTTGATCTTGGCCTTGCTGGTCTTGGTCAGTCTCTCAATGGTCTGGTTCTTGTTCTCTTCCGCCTTCTTGGCCGCTTGCAAGCGTCTCTTCCGAGCGCGCTCCTCTCGCTTTTGCATCATCTCAGCAGTCAGCTCCTTCTCCTTGTAGCCCATGGGCAACTCCAGGAGGGGCTGGATCTGCTGCTTGTGGAGTAGCGCTTTCTGAACACACAAAGCGTTGGTCAGCAAGTGCGGAAGTCAAAGCTCATCTCATGTTATTACTTCCTCACCTGCCTGGTGGTGAGCAGCGACTCATCCACCTCCTTCTTCAGTTCGCCATTGTCATCAAGCTCGCCCTTCTCCAAAGCGTCCAGCCATCTCTCCTCCTCGTCCGCGGGACCTCTCAGCAACGTGTGTGAGTCCATGTCTGGCAGAGGAGAGGCAGCCATGTTGCTGTCCTCATCTGGCAGGCAAAGATGCTTAAATTATACACATGAACGCATCAGAAAATACGCAATTTTTCCTCACCGAGCCAGGCCCGATACTGCTCCAGAGGCACAGAGGGCTCATCGTCGTCGTCGTCATCGTCTTCATTATCATTGTCCACAATAGTCAGAGGTGAGGGAGGACAAGCCACACCAGGGTGCACTGTAAAGGTGGGGACACTGCAGACAAAAGCAGTAGTCAACATATGTTCATGTGAACATTGGATGTGTCCCACCTTTTGGTTCCCAGCGTCTGTCCTCCCAGCTTGATCTTGAGGCGCAGTTGCGGCGGCGGGCGAGGTACCAAGACTGGCTCCGGATGCTTCCTTTTGTgcttcttgtgttttttgtgtttgtgcTTGTGAACCGCATGCAGTCCAACGCTGCCATCGCCTGCACGTCACCAAACAATGACATTACACACACTCGCAAGTCAGAAaatcaaaatgtttgaaaaaaattgaCAATCATACAACTGATGCTCACCTGGAAATCTGGAATGAACTATTTCTTTCCTCTTCCCCATTTTCTTAActcaaaatgtccaaaaaaaacctttttacagtaaacacaaACTCCTTAAATGTAGCACATTTTACTACATTCTCAATACGTTTTAAAAACGCAACAATACGTTGCTGCTTAATTAAGAGACGATTTAATCATAATATGGCAATATAGTAAAGTAACAagtatatgcaactataattgaaTACAAGCGGGAAGATGATGTCGACAAGGGTTACACCAAAGTCaacacttaaataaatacattcacgTAAACAAAATCTAACGTTCAAATACCAGTAGCCTTATTCGTGTAATTACCATTAAAACATCTAAAATCACACGAATTAATAATACAAGTAATAAATGCAACCCACGTTTGAACGAGGATTGTTGTTCGGATGTATGTGACAAAGTTTAACAGTTAAGAAGGCGAGTTGGAAAAAAACAAGGCAAGCTAAGGCTCACAACACGGAAGTGACGTCACTTAACGGTTTCCGCTCAATCCAAAACTCGACGCCTTATTACACACTGCCCTCTAGTGGCAGCAGGCCTTAAACACACTCGGGTTTAAATTTCCTTCCATTTTGTTTGGCTTGAAAAAGTCAAGACGTGTTGCCTGACGGCAGGGCGTGAAATAAACGTCCGAACTGGAGGAAGGTGGCTTTTTAAGGTGTGTTTGTGGTAATCTAGTCTTGTAAATTCGATAACGCAAAGCAGAGCGTTTGAGCGTTAAGAAGCTGCCAGTACTAAGCAGCACAAGGTCAGCTGGTAGGATCTTTTAGGTTACGTGCTGGTTATTCCTCCTATTTTCTATATCAGAATGGTTTCTCTGTCTCTGTAAACAACACATGTGTTGTAAATAAAGTAGTCTGGTTGAAATATAAGGGACCGTTGCTGCAGTCTGTACGTTtgaccttttttctttt encodes:
- the trmt10b gene encoding tRNA methyltransferase 10 homolog B isoform X1, with translation MPKNCVVFGCANHNWKQGKQRSYFVLPKRAKSPQRRDKWLAALHRENEDGSHWSPPKSRVVCSDHFVSGRPVKNPMHPDYAPSILPHLPQSGKKASHRMESYERHQLTTSKRESAAENSKSTKKHCGKRLPFSDPTERTNECENIEPATINVNMLTELLREESTQTEPDQRQQLIQQLNSEIQALRQDLYDARDKIDELENKVEGVRLSASAMKGNDTRCKFYTGLPWDTFMRTYYFLAPHVRGKTKDSLPFIDQFFLTLVRLRLDLSFELLAYQTGRGETTIRTYFWKWLDVMYAKLGFLIQWPDRKSILETLPPEFRQKFPRMTSIIDCFEIFIESPGSLSARQQTYSNYKKHTTAKVLIASSCLGAITFLSLAWGGRVSDVELVRRSGFISPTLHHPGDQILADRGFTLEDDFATVCAAELVIPAFRCDGLTLACRMVTDEHVLRCLTV
- the intu gene encoding protein inturned isoform X1; translation: MACVKVDPREGEDDSPSGLSDDLRPEWLDNVQKNGELFYLELSEGEASTIAAQHVPTHHKHFHEKEEELIKKQGCSQRSKKGFHRQWGGTDASTSSSLPAPVFKSQRGSGNLQLKEVCVYINPKCLGSSPSPLLEALLGIVHRPSWIGAHKPERLTVESLVPKSPASKCGRVLIGDVLLAVDALDVNAENIEKVLSSILGPTQVKLTLETSGGDSGPGLRAKVSAPISPLVRLLWGQDTAELQMSISQIPHVVMYLSLKMDAASPQEEEDILYRYPVSEAFGRLKAARGIFLTLCDMLDNVTGSSIVSSTLLLEKCLVHVGYWKEGHALLVIGLPAESVPLMCLRSLVGDVVRTLKVMYGSLDSAFCRAEHTPQLDQFFCIFFQRLIQPCRFTDALLAPPPDVSRSLFLDRLPAVRWLTLPPEIKMEVDFLLTDFEASDFGELSEDFFGLRRFYEILGSCLYYKSYLIANHLAKEDLLDVCLYTEHHCLLPLASKPRVGQLIIWREVFPQQRSNAASEVTRHQGRRFLLIVGLRSLMQCVLLETGCMSSSGPSGPDCVYVAQVKAALLQLETLEEAMEECLNTPAAPCLSCADSFLPAATARNRLAASSPVLGKLAASVKNASPASRSGNLFGERARRSSPQRSTSDCGAEGHADHGAASPTAHGLSPGSVRTLAGRRDSPGSDGSGSLFKVQRTIPLRKTVNARDTQETYNTTKLSSGANNTLFHYVLMETVQGIFITPTHTEEAQLGGSVHPQLIHNFHHCCLSIRALFQQNKPVQDRCTADGPRSASWGFGQIQEHGVLFQCKPPNWTDQRKVAPTLNYWVIGRFLLEPIPQEFYVCFHDSVPEVPVEMAFKLCFGLST
- the intu gene encoding protein inturned isoform X2: MACVKVDPREGEDDSPSGLSDDLRPEWLDNVQKNGELFYLELSEGEASTIAAQHVPTHHKHFHEKEEELIKKQGCSQRSKKGFHRQWGGTDASTSSSLPAPVFKSQRGSGNLQLKEVCVYINPKCLGSSPSPLLEALLGIVHRPSWIGAHKPERLTVESLVPKSPASKCGRVLIGDVLLAVDALDVNAENIEKVLSSILGPTQVKLTLETSGGDSGPGLRAKVSAPISPLVRLLWGQDTAELQMSISQIPHVVMYLSLKMDAASPQEEEDILYRYPVSEAFGRLKAARGIFLTLCDMLDNVTGSSIVSSTLLLEKCLVHVGYWKEGHALLVIGLPAESVPLMCLRSLVGDVVRTLKVMYGSLDSAFCRAEHTPQLDQFFCIFFQRLIQPCRFTDALLAPPPDVSRSLFLDRLPAVRWLTLPPEIKMEVDFLLTDFEASDFGELSEDFFGLRRFYEILGSCLYYKSYLIANHLAKEDLLDVCLYTEHHCLLPLASKPRVGQLIIWREVFPQQRSNAASEVTRHQGRRFLLIVGLRSLMQCVLLETGCMSSSGPSGPDCVYVAQVKAALLQLETLEEAMEECLNTPAAPCLSCADSFLPAATARNRLAASSPVLGKLAASVKNASPASRSGNLFGERARRSSPQRSTSDCGAEGHADHGAASPTAHGLSPGSVRTLAGRRDSPGSDGSGSLFKRTIPLRKTVNARDTQETYNTTKLSSGANNTLFHYVLMETVQGIFITPTHTEEAQLGGSVHPQLIHNFHHCCLSIRALFQQNKPVQDRCTADGPRSASWGFGQIQEHGVLFQCKPPNWTDQRKVAPTLNYWVIGRFLLEPIPQEFYVCFHDSVPEVPVEMAFKLCFGLST
- the ino80b gene encoding INO80 complex subunit B, translated to MGKRKEIVHSRFPGDGSVGLHAVHKHKHKKHKKHKRKHPEPVLVPRPPPQLRLKIKLGGQTLGTKSVPTFTVHPGVACPPSPLTIVDNDNEDDDDDDDEPSVPLEQYRAWLDEDSNMAASPLPDMDSHTLLRGPADEEERWLDALEKGELDDNGELKKEVDESLLTTRQKALLHKQQIQPLLELPMGYKEKELTAEMMQKREERARKRRLQAAKKAEENKNQTIERLTKTSKAKIKSMRDRKSKQSQCPTIRYSDSAQGVTISFPVGIPAPEAAATLLPPAASVNCGVSGCCELKKYSCSKTGVPLCSLQCYKKNMQRHLQTLCAPAALIINQQ